Genomic window (Flavobacteriales bacterium):
GGACGAGGCCGAAGAGCAGGGCGTGCGCATCGCGTTGCAGTCCGGCGTTGGCGCGATCGACAATGCGACGAACGGATTCAAACTGCGCATGGAAAGCGGAGGCGAATTGCAAGCGGATCATGTCATTGTTACCACTGGCGGCCACCCCAAAGCGGAAGGCTACGCATGGCTGAAGCAGCTCGGCCACACCATCGTTCAGCCGGTGCCGTCGCTCTTCACCTTCAACATGCCGGGCGAGGCGATCCGCTCCCTGATGGGCGTGGTGGCTGACCCGGTGCGCGCGCGCATCATCGGCACAAAATTGGAGAGCACCGGCCCGTTGTTGATCACGCACTGGGGTATGAGCGGCCCGGCCGTGCTACGGCTCAGCGCATGGGGCGCGCGCGTCGTACAGGGCATGGGCTACCGTTTCACATTGCAACTGCACTGGCTCGGCGGAATGGGGGAGGAGGACGTACGCAATGCGATGGCCCAGGAGGATCACCGACGCAAACAAGCGCAGAACGCGAACCACTTCCCGTTGCCGCGCCGGCTCTGGGAATTTTTGCTGGCCAAGGCGGAGATCCCGCTGGAGAAACCCTGGGGCGATGTCGGCAAAAAGGACCGTAACCGCTTGGTGGACCTGTTAACGAACGACCGCTACGCCGTGGCCGGCAAAACCACCTTCAAGGAAGAGTTCGTCACCGCGGGCGGGGTGGCGCTGGAAGAAGTGGACCCGCACACGTTGCAAAGCCGCAAGGTGCAAGGGCTCTATTTCGCAGGCGAAGTGCTGAACATTGACGGCATCACCGGCGGCTTCAACTTCCAAGCGGCCTGGACCACGGGGTATTTGGCGGGCAGGTTAGTGCGATGATCAACTGCTCTGTCGAAGTTGTTCCTTCGCCAGCGGGGCACGAACTTTGTCCCTTTCAGATCAAACCCAAGCTCATGACCTTTCCCCGCCCTGCCCTGCTGTTGTTGCTGCTTCCGTTCCTCACGAACGTGCATGCACAGTCCATTGATCAGTCTGCTTCCAGTATCTCATTCAAGATCGGGAACATGAAGATCAGCAGTGTGAACGGCTCCTTTTCCGGACTGAAGGGCAATGCGGCCTTCGATCCATCTGATCCCGCAAGGTCGAAGTTCGCGGTGTGCGTGGATGCCGCGACCGTGGACACGGGTAACAAGAAACGCGACAAGCACTTGCGCACCGACGATTTCTTCGATGTGGAGAAGTACCCGGCGATCTGCTTCGCCTCCACTTCCGTGGAAAAGGCCGAAAACGGGTTCATGGCAAAGGGGAAGCTCACCATGCACGGCATCACGAAGGATGTGGAGGTCCCGTTCACCTATGGGAACAGGACGCTTACGGGCACAATCACTGTGAATCGGCTGGACTACGGTGTGGGACCGAGCGGAACCTTCATGGCCGGTGACGAGGTGGAGATCTCGATCGTTTGCGTGATGAAGTGAACACGCGGCCCGAACGCTTTCCCGATCGTTAGGCAAGGGCCGGAAGCGATGTTACGGACCTACAGGGAGGTACTGAACTACCGCATATTACCTTTTGAGGACTACGTGATACGGATCGACGGGGCTTCCTCGGAGATCACGTTTCCTGTCCACCGCATGCGGAACGACCGCAACGCGGACAGGCTGATGGGCCCCACGGTGATCATGATCAAGGACCACCAACCAAGGCCGGCGAACACGGCCATTGCCACCAATGCCAACAGCCAGAGCGGGTAGGTCAGGAACAACAGGCCGAACAGCACCGAATCGAAGAATACCGTGCCGCGCGTTTTTCCGGCCGTGAATGCCCGCAAGGGAAAATACCAAGGCGCATGAAGGAGCAGTCCGGCAAGCGCGGGCAGTACCAAAATGATGCGGCACATCGTGCGCAATGCACCCGAACACCGCGAAGTATCGAGCGATCGCCGTGCATCCACGATCGCTGAAGCCTTCAGTAAGCGATCGCGCAACACCGAATTGAATCCGCGCAGGAAAACCGCTTCCGGCCTCACCGGTGTTGCGCTGTGGTCCATCATCTCGCCCGTGCCGATGCACACCTCCATGAACGGTAGATGGTACGTATCGTAGCGCAACCACACCGGAAGCACCCGAACGTCCAAGCCGCTCTGCCAAGCGCGATAAGCGATCCTTGCGGTGCCTTTTCCCAAGGGACGAAGCCCTGATTCGTTCTCCGAGTTCCCTTCGGAAAACACCAGCACGGAGCCGCCATGCTCCAAATCCTCCTGCGCAAGTAGGAAGCTGTCCTCCGTTCGTCTCAGTTCCGCACGTCCGTCGCTCATGCGGTAGATCGGGATCATGAACAATGCGCCCAACATTTTCGCGGCACGCGGGTCACGGAACGCATCACCACGCGCCAGGAAGCGCATGCGGTGGGGCAAGTGCGTAGCGATCACCAAAGCATCGAAGAACGAATTGGGATGGTTGCTGGCCAGCAAGAGCACGGTATCCACCGGTGGCGCGGAACGCACATCCACACGGATCCGCCCGCAGTACAGATACAATGCCGCGCGCACACTGGCTCTCAGCGCCCGGTACATCCACAGTGTCGGATCAATGTCATCCGCCAAAGATGATGCAGTTGCGGACAGGTGGAATTAGTTGCTGGTACAAAGTACCGGGTACTGGGCACAGGGTACAATTCCGCGAAGGTCAACACCCGGTACTCGGTACCTTCTACCCGGTACCCTGTACCAGCACCCTCACTTCTGCTCGTTCAAGCTCCAATCGTAGTCCATGTAGCTCAGGTCCGCCTCGGCGTCCAACTTCACCTTACTATACTGGTTGATGAATTCGATCAACGTGCCGTGCTTCTTGAAATCCCCGCTGAACCAGCTGAAGATCTTGGAGAGTTCCGCCTGGTCCTTGGTGATCTTGTTGTAACGCGGGTTATTGATGAAATTCCGCGCTTGGTCGTCCAATTGCTCCTGCACGCGCTCTCCGGTGAATGCCTCGTTGCGCAGGGGCGGGCAGCTCATGGAAGCGCAGTTGATAGCGAAGTGGATCCGCGGTTCCTCGAATTTCCTGCGCAGCACCTTGTTCTCCACATCGTCCAAGCTGTACTCGGTGTCACCGATCTTGAATTTCGTGCCTGTCCAAACGGTATGCAGCAAGGGCACGCTCAAGGAAGGATCCAGGTCTTTGATGCTCTTCACCGGGTAGTTGTCCACAATGAGCTGCACCGTGAAGGCATTGTACGTATTGATCCAGAAGGCCAATTCGGCGTTCTTGCTCCACGTGTCCGTGGGGGGCGTGCTGCTCAACAGGTCGCAGTAGGCGTGCAATTTTCCCTTTTCCTTCACCAAGCCCTTGTAATCCACCATGCCGTCCTTCACATGGGCCTGGAGCAGCACGTTCCAGGTCTTGTGCAGGTCCACGGGCACGCTCGTCTTAGCCTCGGCACAGGGTGGGCCGTCCATCGGTTCCTCCGGTGCCGAGTTACATGCCAATGCACTGATGAAGGCCAATGCGGTCAGGGGGATGTTCTTCAAGTTCATTCCGTGTGGAGTTCAATGATCAGTGCATGCTGGCCCGGACCGGACAAAGGGTGTGCCACCGCTATCCGGGCCTGCGGATCTTGTTGGGCTTCCGGAGATGTGGTATTTGTCGGAAGAGGACGGGAACCTGACGGTGCGTGCGTGAGGTGTTCATCGCCCTAAAGGGGTTGATGTTCTCTGAAGGCCTGGCCATGCAACGGACCTGCTTGTCAGGGATCGTGCGGGCAGGTCGCTCCGTAACGCGCGAACAAGGTGGCTTTGATGTACAAGCCCCGACGGTGGAGACCATCGGGGCTTGTGCCGGGATCCGAAAATTGCGGCTTAGAACACGATCTTCTGCCTGCGGATCCGCGTGCGGTACTTCTTGTTCTTCGAGCGGTATTTGAAAAGCTTATAGTGTAGCTGTGCTTTCAGAAAGATATAGCCGTCATTGTGGTTCGTGTAGCCCCGTTGTTGGCCGGCAGCCGTTTGGCCGGGGACCTCGCCCAAGCTGGGGTCCGAGAGATAGGCTGCCATGGGGCCGTGCGCGTCCTCGAGTGCTTGGCGGTCGTAGTATATGCCGCTCACATCGTCGATATAATCGGTGAAGGTCTTCGTGTATTGGAGTTCCAGACCGATGGTCATAGTCTTGTTCAAGGCCTTGCGGATGCCTATGCCCATGGGGATGCAGAACTGAGTTAGGGAGTATTCGTCCGCTCCGTCCGGCAGCCCCTGTCCTTCCGTGCCCAGCGGGCGCAATTCCACCCATGCGCCGTCGAACTGGGTCTTCGGATTGAAATGGAAACCGCCCACCCCGGCGAAGACGTAGAGGCCCATGCGGCTCGGTGCCATGCCTTTTACCCCGCGAAGGTCATACATGTGCCCTGGTTGTTCCTGGAAGGGGTGCCATTCCAAACAGAGCTGCGCCTCGATGATGTTCGACTTGAAGCTGAGGTTGCGGTTGTGCCTGAACGTCTCCTGGGTGAGGTTGTCGTTTCCGGCCAGTACGCCATAGGTCCCA
Coding sequences:
- a CDS encoding 1-acyl-sn-glycerol-3-phosphate acyltransferase; this encodes MADDIDPTLWMYRALRASVRAALYLYCGRIRVDVRSAPPVDTVLLLASNHPNSFFDALVIATHLPHRMRFLARGDAFRDPRAAKMLGALFMIPIYRMSDGRAELRRTEDSFLLAQEDLEHGGSVLVFSEGNSENESGLRPLGKGTARIAYRAWQSGLDVRVLPVWLRYDTYHLPFMEVCIGTGEMMDHSATPVRPEAVFLRGFNSVLRDRLLKASAIVDARRSLDTSRCSGALRTMCRIILVLPALAGLLLHAPWYFPLRAFTAGKTRGTVFFDSVLFGLLFLTYPLWLLALVAMAVFAGLGWWSLIMITVGPISLSALRSFRMRWTGNVISEEAPSIRIT
- a CDS encoding YceI family protein; protein product: MTFPRPALLLLLLPFLTNVHAQSIDQSASSISFKIGNMKISSVNGSFSGLKGNAAFDPSDPARSKFAVCVDAATVDTGNKKRDKHLRTDDFFDVEKYPAICFASTSVEKAENGFMAKGKLTMHGITKDVEVPFTYGNRTLTGTITVNRLDYGVGPSGTFMAGDEVEISIVCVMK
- a CDS encoding NAD(P)/FAD-dependent oxidoreductase, with the translated sequence MRVIVVGGGAAGFFAAISAKQHHPSADVLLLEKSNKLLAKVRVSGGGRCNVTHDQPNIRKLSAHYPRGERFLRKVYEYFSVKDTIAWFAQRGVQLKTEADGRMFPISDDSGTIIRCLMDEAEEQGVRIALQSGVGAIDNATNGFKLRMESGGELQADHVIVTTGGHPKAEGYAWLKQLGHTIVQPVPSLFTFNMPGEAIRSLMGVVADPVRARIIGTKLESTGPLLITHWGMSGPAVLRLSAWGARVVQGMGYRFTLQLHWLGGMGEEDVRNAMAQEDHRRKQAQNANHFPLPRRLWEFLLAKAEIPLEKPWGDVGKKDRNRLVDLLTNDRYAVAGKTTFKEEFVTAGGVALEEVDPHTLQSRKVQGLYFAGEVLNIDGITGGFNFQAAWTTGYLAGRLVR
- a CDS encoding DUF547 domain-containing protein, producing MKNIPLTALAFISALACNSAPEEPMDGPPCAEAKTSVPVDLHKTWNVLLQAHVKDGMVDYKGLVKEKGKLHAYCDLLSSTPPTDTWSKNAELAFWINTYNAFTVQLIVDNYPVKSIKDLDPSLSVPLLHTVWTGTKFKIGDTEYSLDDVENKVLRRKFEEPRIHFAINCASMSCPPLRNEAFTGERVQEQLDDQARNFINNPRYNKITKDQAELSKIFSWFSGDFKKHGTLIEFINQYSKVKLDAEADLSYMDYDWSLNEQK